The segment TCGAAGCCGGGAAACATGTGCTGGTGGAAAAGCCAATCGCCGTGCTGCCGATGGAGGCTCGGGAGCTGGTGGAACTGGCCACGATCAATAGGTGCACATTACAAGTCGGACACAGCGAGCGGTTCAACCCCATCATGCAGCTGATGCGGCCCCATATTCGGCGGCCGGTGTTGTTCGAGGGCCAGCGAATGAGCGTTTACGGAGAGCGCGGCACGGACGTCGATGTCGTCTTGGATTTGATGATTCACGACCTGGATTTGGTGTTATCCTGCAATCCCGGTCGGGTGGAAGAGGTACGGGCTGCCGGCCTGTCGGTACGTTCTTCTACGAACGATGTCGCCAATGCGTACATCCAATTCGAAAGCGGAAGCGTCGCCAGCTTGGTCGCCAGCCGAGTCTCATTGAAGGCGATGCGGCAACTGCGTCTATTCCAACCGGATGGGTATCTCTGGATGGATTTTCAATCTCGTCAGGGAGTGATCGGCCGCCGAACACCTGAGTCTGGGGCGAGACCGATGGTGGCCGTTGAAGAGGTCCACGCGGGCGATGATGAGCCCCTCAGATTACAACTAGAGTCGTTCCTGCAGGCCATTCGCACCCAATCGTGTCCGGTCGTATCGGGCGAAGATGGAACGGCCGCTCTTGAGCTGGCCCATCACGTGCTCTCCGCCATCAAGACGTTCGGAACGCGTGCGATCTGACGGAGGAGATTCGTCTGTCGGCCGACCATGTCGGTTCTTCAGCGGCCGTGCGAACCAGATCGCTATCATGCCTATGGTCTTGTAGATCGTCATGGCCCGTATTCTGATCGTTACTGGCGAAGCTTCCGGCGACCTTCACGGAGCCAATCTTGCCAAAGCGCTGAAAGCGCGCGATCCTCAGGTTTCATTGGCTGGAATCGGTGGGCGTGCGATGGAGGCGGCCGGCGTGCGATTGGTGGAGGAAATGGGGCGATTTGACGTTATCGGGATGGTCGGTCCCTTGGCCTTACTGTCGATCATTCGACGGTTCCTCATGATGCGGCGGTTATTCCGATCAAAACAATGGGACACCGTGGTGTTCATCGACCATCCGGGTCTCAACCTGCGGTTCGCGTATTTCGCCAAGGCGGCCGGGTTACGGGTGATTTATTATATTGCCCCGCAGATCTGGGCGTGGGCCCCTTACCGGATTCGTTGGATCAAGCAGCGAGTGGATCATGTCCTGGTCATACTCCCGTTTGAGAAGTCGTTATACGATGAGGCGGGTGTGCCTTGTACGTTCGTCGGCCACCCTATATTGGATGCAGTGGAAAGCCGGTATGATCGGACGGAACTCCGAACCAGATTCGGGTTTTCCGTCGGTGAGCGAGTCATCGCCTTGTTGCCGGGGAGCCGGCCACGTGAAGTGCAGGTTCTGTTGCCGATTCTTCTCGATGCGGTAGAGAAATTGGCTCGCCGAGACCCAAAAACGAAGTTTATTCTGGCGCAAGCTTCCACCATACACGATAATCTGTTGCAGCCTCTCCTGGCGGGAAGCTCGGTTCCTATCGCGCTGGTGAAAGAACAGGCCACCGAAGTGATGGTGGTGTCGGACCTTGTGCTGGTGGCCTCCGGGACGGCCACGTTGCAAGCGGCTGTGGTCGGAACCCCGATGGTGTTGTTCTATCGAACCACGCCGCTGACGTTTTGGTTCGCGAATATCGTGATTCGATTCATGATCCGGGTCAAATGGATCGGGTTGGTCAATCTGGTGGCGGGCCGGACGGTCGTGCCGGAATTGCTTCAGTCCGCTGCGACAGGGCAGCGATTGTATGAAGAGGCTCTTCGAATCTTGGAGGATCGGACGATCTATGACGGGATGAAACAAGACTTGGCACAGGTTCGGACCGCGTTAGGAGCACCAGGGGCGTCAGCCAAAGCGGCGAAGGTGGTGTTGGCGGCATGTCAGGCTTAGAGCGATTCAGGCGACTCATGAGTTATGTCAAGCCGTACCGCATGCGGTTCCTGGCCGCCTTTGTCTGTTCGGGTCTGGTGGCGCTGTTGAGCGGGGCCTATGCCTGGCTCGCACGCCCGGTCTTGGACGAGATCTTCATCCAGAAAAACGAGCAGATGCTGCTGGTATTGCCGTTGGCCCTCTTCGGCATCGCGACGCTGAAGGCGGTGTTTAGTTACGGCGTGGGATATTTGATGGCTTATGTCGGCAATCGTGTCGTGGCGGATATCCGACAGGAACTGTTCCAGCGGCTGATGCGGTTGTCCGTCGGGTTTCACGACACCAATACGTCGGGACGTTTGGTCTCCCGAATCGTGAACGATGTGGGGATGATGGCCAATGCCGCGTCGAGTGTCGTGAAGGACATTTTCCAGAA is part of the Nitrospira sp. SG-bin1 genome and harbors:
- a CDS encoding lipid-A-disaccharide synthase, producing the protein MARILIVTGEASGDLHGANLAKALKARDPQVSLAGIGGRAMEAAGVRLVEEMGRFDVIGMVGPLALLSIIRRFLMMRRLFRSKQWDTVVFIDHPGLNLRFAYFAKAAGLRVIYYIAPQIWAWAPYRIRWIKQRVDHVLVILPFEKSLYDEAGVPCTFVGHPILDAVESRYDRTELRTRFGFSVGERVIALLPGSRPREVQVLLPILLDAVEKLARRDPKTKFILAQASTIHDNLLQPLLAGSSVPIALVKEQATEVMVVSDLVLVASGTATLQAAVVGTPMVLFYRTTPLTFWFANIVIRFMIRVKWIGLVNLVAGRTVVPELLQSAATGQRLYEEALRILEDRTIYDGMKQDLAQVRTALGAPGASAKAAKVVLAACQA
- a CDS encoding oxidoreductase, with amino-acid sequence MAKLRAGVIGVGHLGQHHARLYASLQDSMLVGVVDQDSGRASLIARQYGAQTYDGLPDLLKHVDLVSIAVPTSAHYPVAKACLEAGKHVLVEKPIAVLPMEARELVELATINRCTLQVGHSERFNPIMQLMRPHIRRPVLFEGQRMSVYGERGTDVDVVLDLMIHDLDLVLSCNPGRVEEVRAAGLSVRSSTNDVANAYIQFESGSVASLVASRVSLKAMRQLRLFQPDGYLWMDFQSRQGVIGRRTPESGARPMVAVEEVHAGDDEPLRLQLESFLQAIRTQSCPVVSGEDGTAALELAHHVLSAIKTFGTRAI